The following DNA comes from Mycobacterium sp. 050128.
GGTACACCGGCGAGTAGTCCGGTCGCATGTCGATGACTTGTTTTGGGCCCCAACGGCGTTGGCAGACCAGCCACATCAGGTCGTCTTTAGACGACACGCAGACCGCAGGCCCGCCCCACAGCACCGTTGCCGGCGCTAACACCGCGCGGGTCTTACCGGTTTCGGTGGGTGCCGACACCAGCAGGTGGCACGCGCCGTCAGCCAAGGACAGCTTGTTGGTCGAGTGGTCGCGGCTGAACCCGCAGTACGGGGATGAGGGTGGCCGGTACATCGCTAAAACCTCCCAATGGGGCTCGGATCCCCGGGCGGGTCGTCGCGGCGCGTGGGAAACACACCCGGGCCGGTGAGGTCATCGGGTTGCAGGAAGCCGAAATCGACGTCGTCGACCTCGTCGGGTGGGCGCATCGGCCACCAGTCCCGGGCCCCGTCGACGGCCAGCCAGCCCTCCAAGATGCCATAGATGCCGGCGGTGAGCAGGGCGGCCGGGATTTGGGCCACCAGCCACGGCACCGCGGCCGCTGAGACCAAGGAATCACCCGGCTCATACAGCAGCGGCAACGGCAGACCCACCACCACCGCCGCCCACATGAAGGCGGCGATCGGGTACGAGCGCAGTTCACAAGGAATTAGCTGAACCAAGCGAACGGACATGACTTTGCCCGCCGGCCACCCCAGCGGAGCCAGCACTGCCGCCGTCATAAGAATGACCCAGTCGAACATTGCGTACGACGTTTTAATTGGCCGCGCATACCAGGGATGAATAACGTCATCGTCGGCGGGATCAACCCGCGCTCCGGTGCGTTCGGTATCGCGGTCTCGTATTTGGCGCGCTAGCTCTTCTGCGCGCCTTTTCTGGAATATAAAAGTGCGTTGATTGCGGGCGATCCACTTGCGGCGGACCTCGTCGAACCGATCAGCAGGCACTCGCATCAGCAGCATCCCCCACGGCTCGTACAGGCTCAGTGTAAAACTCGTCCAGACGTTGCACGACGTCCAGCAGAAAATTCTTCAACTCGTCCGCACAACGCGATACCCCGGTGCATTCGGCATCGCGACGTGCTGCGTCGATCACCGCCGCACACTGGCTGACCTGGTCTGATATCCGAACGGCGGGACTTTCACCGGCCAGCACCCGCCGGGCAGAGCCTTCTTGCCAGCCCAACGCAACATCGAGGCGCGCGAGGGTTTTGAGCGAGAGCCCACCGTCACGTTCGGAGGCCTTATACAGCGTCGACGGGGCTGGGCCGCCCGCCGCAGCGAGGTCCTCGCGGGTCCAACGCAGCTGCGCCAGGCGGTCCTCGACGAAAAAGAGCAGCCGTCTTACTCCGTCTGCCGGAAATGCGTTCACACAAAAGACGGTAACAACCGGTCAAGTTATTTCGCTACGGCCGTGGAATATTCATTATTCCACCCCTTAGGCTGATCCCAAGCATAGGAGGTCGGCGGATGCGCATTGTTATCGGCATTGTTTTCATCACCATCATGGGATGCGTTTTCACCCTGATGACGGCGATGATGTTCGTGACCCAACACCCGTTTGCCAGTGTTGTGCTGACCTGCCTGCCCGCCGCGGCCCTGGTTGCCATGGTGCGCCGGCACAAGCACAAGACCCGGCGATCACAGCCTGAATTGGGACAGCCCGACGCCATGACGGGCCCGCCGCTGAACCGGTGGGCCACATCCCAGATGTCGTCCGCGGTGCCGCCTCGCCGCGGCGCGCCAACCCTGCCGCGGCGGTTCCTGACATGAGCAAACCCCAGACTGATCAAGAGCGCACCATCGCGATGACCGAACAGTTCCTCGCCGACGTCTACGGAGACGACCCGGGCATCCACCAGGCCGACCCCCCCACCGAGGTCGAGTTCGACCCTCCCGCCGAATCCGGCGATAAGTATGACGAACCGATCGGCCCTGATGCTGCGCCAGCCGCGGACGCCCTCGACGTAGGCGACAATCCCTACGCCAGCGCCGAACAGCTTGACGCGCGTCGCCCCACCGATGACCCACCCGTTGATCTCGACGGCCCCAGCGACTCCGGTGAGCAGCCGACCACGCAGGGCGCCGACACGACCGATCCCAGCACCACCGGGCAGCACGACAGCGGCGAAACTGCGCTGCCAGGTAGCGATCTCATCGACCAGCTCAACTCCACCTGCCGAACCGACGATGCCGCCGATAGTCCCGGGGAATCCAAACCCGGCCCCCGCTACAACAAGAGGATCGCTATTGGGTTCGCGGCCACCACCGTCGTCGCCACCCTCGTCGTCAGCAGTGCTCTGCTGGCCATGCGCAGCGACCCGCACACCAACGAGCCATCCCAACCTGCCCAGTCCAACACCCGGCTCAGTGTTCTTGCCGCACCGTCGAGCACCACCCCAGCGCCCGACAACCAGGACTCGGCCATCCCCTACACCGCCACGTCGGTGGGATGCCTACCCGGCTCGACCGCCGCGCAATCCGTCGCGGGCCCCGACTCCACGCAAGCCTGGGTGTGCGTCACCGGCGGCAACGTCGGGCAATACCTCGTCCTCAATCTCGGTCGCAGCATGGTCGTCACCGCCGTGTCGATCACCCCGGGCTGGGTCGGGGCCGACGCCTCGGGCGCCGACCAATGGCACCAGCACCGCGTGCTTACCCGGGTGCAATGGAGCTTCAACGACACCCCGCCGACCGTGGTGCCCCAAGAGACCGCCAGCGTGCACGGCGAAGCCACCAAACCCATGACGACCCGGGGCGTGCTGGCCTCCCGCATCATCCTGCTCGTCCAAGAGACCGGCCGCGCCCCCGCCGACACCGCCCCCAACACAAGCCCCGCCCCCGGCGGCGGAGGCGGACTCATCGGCGACGTCCTGGGACCACCGGCAGCACCCGCCGATCCGGCGCCGACCAGCAGCACTCCCGCGCTGCCCGGCCAGCCCACCGACCAAAGCCACACCGACCCCGCCGACAACACGTTTGCCGTGTCATCGATCAAAATCTTCGGCCACCCACCCCAGTAAAGGTCTCCACCAACCATGCTCACCAACACCTGGCGCAAGCGCCTCGACAGCACCCACCACGCGGTTCGCCGCGGCGCACTCATCGTCGGCCTCGCCTCGTGCAGTGTCGTGGCCATCTCCACCATCTGGGGCTGGATCTTCAACGACCCCATCGACGTGGCCGGCCCCGCGCGCAGCGCTGTCAACCGCACCGCCCTGGTCGGCTCGTACGCCCAAGACTGTGTCACCCGCTGGCTTACCGCCACCGCATCTCACCAACAGGTACTGCACGACTGCTGGTCGCTGCGCGACCCAATGCGGCTGCCCACCACGGCGGCGCTCATCGTCACCTCCCCGGTTGTCTCGGCCGTGACTTTGGTCAGCGACGCCGGTGCCACCCAGCAATGGAGCGTGGTTATCACCGTCTCCGAACGCGCATTTGAGGCCGCCACCCCGCGCACCGCCTACTACCGGCTGCCCGTCGTCTACAGCAACTACGGCCTGCGGGCCAGCGCGCTACCGGCCCGGGTCAACGGGCCCGGCGCCGGCGCGGACGCGCCGCTGGGCTACCCCACCGCCGTCGCTGACACTTCACCGGCGTTCGCCACCATCAGCGGATTCATCACCAGCTTTTTGACCGGCTCCGGAGGCTTGGAACGCTACGTCACCACCAATTCCGGACTGCTGCCCGCCGCCGACTACCGATCCGCCCAAGTCACCAAACTGCTCGCCAACCACGGCGTCGGAGACCACGACGTGCCCGCCGAAGGCACCACCTTGCACGTGTTGGCCACCGTCAACGCCGTCACTAGCCAATACGCCCCGCTGCAGCTGGACTACCCGATCGTGCTGACCGTCACCAGCGGCCGCTGGAGCGTGTCCGGACTGGACTATGCGCCCCTGCTCGCCGAGGGCGCCGAACTGACACCCGTCATCCCCACCGCCGCCACGCCGCGCTAGAACAACCTGGAACCCTCGCCATGATCCTTGAGCACACCCCCTTAGCGATGATCGGCACATCAGCGGCCACCATCCCCTTCGCGACCACGTTGCTACTGCGGCTCGTTCGAGTCATGTGTCGCCGGTGGACGCGCACGCTCATCCGAACCATTGTGCTCACCGGTGCCTGCGCCGCCGCCGCGCTGCTGCTGCTGGCCGCCGCCACCCACACCCCCCTCGATGGTTGACGTCGGTCCACTCTCAAGCACGCAGTTATCGCACTAACCACGAAAGGAAATCTGACATGAATATCGCTTCGGCCCCAACTGTTTTGGCCGCAACTGACCTGGTCTCGGGCAGTCACTCCCTCTACACCATCGGTGTGGCTGTGCTCGTCGTGTTCATCCTGCTCGCCGGCGGGATACGGGCGGCCGGCTCCTTTTTCGGTGGCCGCATCGCCGCCACCATCGGTTGGGCGCTGACCGCGGTCATCGTCGCCGTGGTCGTCGGCTCCGGCTACGCCATCTACGCCTCAACCAAGCGCACCGTCGACCGCACCGGCATCACCACCGGCCAATTCGGTCAGTAACGCACACCGCCGGTACTCCAGCACCGCCACCCGCTCCCGGTGGCGATCACAACGCTCGAGGGATAGAATCCGTGACTGAGTCAGCGCAGCTGTTCAAAGGCGTCCACGACACCCCCGTCTACACCGACATCCTGTTCAAAAAGCCGCTGCGGCTCTGGGTGGCAATCAGCCTGTACGCGGGCACAGCAATGACCGCCCTGCTCACCATCCTCGCCCTGGACTCCGGGCACGCCCGTGCCATCTTGACCTACGGGCTCCTGCTCACCGGCGCCGCAGCCGGCGCCGCAGCACTGATCCCCCGCCAACGCCCCAGCCTGCGCTTCCGCATTGCCAGCGCCTGGCGCGCCCTGCGCCCCACCCTGACCAGCAGCGCCAAAGACCCGCTGCTGGCACCGCCACGCGCCGTTATCGGCAACCTGAGTTTCACCGCCCATGGCGTCTACGCCCACTACCTGATCAGTGGAATGCCCTACTACCTACAATCCACCAAACGCCGCATCGGCGTGGCTGATCGCCACCAAACCCTCGCCCGTGAAATCCCCGCCGGCACATGGATATTCGGGCTATCCGTACCACAAGACCAACGCCAGCTGCTACGCGCCATGCTCGACGGCCACCTCGACAAACCCCGATGGATCAACGCCTGCCAGCAGATGAAGCCCATCATCAAGGACCAAACCCCCCGCAGCCGTATCTACTGGCTGACCATGCCCGTCGACGCCGGCCGCGCCGGGCACAGCCCCATCGGCCAAGCCACCAAACTGAGCGACTGGCTGATCGGCCGCGACAAAGACTCCGACGACTCCGTGGCCGCCTACCAGCGCCTGGCCCACGACATCGTCACCGCCCTCCCCGAAGAATTCGGGCCCCAACCCGTCAGCGCCGACATGATGGACTGGTTCTGGCGCCACAACGCCTGGCGCGGAGTGTTGAACAACCCCCTACCCCGCCGCGGCACCACCGCCACACTCGACACCACCACGCTGCCGGTCGCCGTGTTCGACGACGGCGACCAACACCACCACGCTGGGCGCACCCTGCCGCTGCGTCTCATCGCTGCCGGCCTGGCCACCGCGGCTACCGCGGCCGGCATCCTGGTCGGCCTCCTGCCGGCCGCCCCCTTCGCCGTCCTCGCTGCCGCGGCGCTGCTGGCCTGGATAGCCGGCGTCCGCCGCATCCCCTCCTGGAGCAAAGCCCTACGCGTATCCAGCCCCGAAGGCACCCATCCCGACAGCTACCAAGCCATCCTGCCCGTCGTCGACATGCCCAAGGCCGGCATCAAGTTTCCCGGCTCAGAATTTCTCCAAGCCCTCGACGACCTCGACACCGGCGCCACCTTCGACTTCGCCGTGAACCTCGTAACACTAAGCCGCGAAATGGAATTCGTGCGCAACGACCGCGCTAAAGGCAACATCGACGACCAATTCACCCAGCGCCGCGACGTCCGCAACGGCGACGCCGAACTCATCGCCACCTGGCGCCAACTCGCCGAATACAACCGCCAGCTCGAAGCCAACATCGACGAACGCCCCCTGCACGCCGCCTTCCTCATCGCCGTCGGCGCCGGCGACCAACACACGCTGGACTACAGCGTCAAACGGCTCCGCGAAGAACTCACCGGCTCCGGCCAGATCGCCATCCGCCACTACCGCGGCGCCCAAACCAAACTATGGTCGGCCTTCAACCCGGCCGCGCCCACCCACAAAACCACCGTCGACCAGTTCACCCAACCCACCACCACCAAAAAATGGTCACGGTTCGTGCCGTTAACGTCCTCCATGGTCGGCAACAGCACCGGAATCCTGTTGGGATTCAACAGAAACAACGCCCTCAACAGCGCAGTGCTGCTCGACCTGCCCGCCAGCGCGCGCCGCAACCGCAATCCCTGCCTGGTATGCAGCGGGGCGCTGGGCTACGGCAAATCCTATGCCGCCAAACGCATCACCCGCGGCGAAATCCAGCGCGGCGCACAAGCATTCATCGTCGACCCCGGCACCGAATGGCAAAAAGCCCTCGCCGATATCGACAACAAAGCCGTCATCGACATGGCCGGTAACCACTTCAGCTGCGACCCCCTGCGCACCTTCCCCGCCGACGTCGCCGGCGGCTACTGGCTGGACTACATGGTTCCGATGATGAATCTCGACCCGAGCAGCGTCGGCGTGCGCCGCCTGCGCACCGTCTTGCACGCCGACGCCCGCAGGCACCTCGGCATCACCAGCACCGCCGCGCTCATGACCTACATCAACGACATCCAAGCCCCCTTGGCCGGGCCCGACACCCGCTCCCCGCAAGTCACCAAACTCGCCGACGACCTCGCCCCCATCCTGGCGGCCCTGCAATCGTGGGCCACCTACGACTTCACCCAAGCCATCTTCGACGCCACCCTTGCCGTGCCCGACCTGGCCACCCTCGACGTCACGATCTGGCTCACCGGCAGCCTGGATCTGCCCACCGCCGTAGAGATGAACACCCCGCACCTTTACGAACGCCTCTCTGATCGCAAGCGCGCCTCGGTGGCCATCTACGGCATGCTCGTGCGGTTGGCCAGAGTGACATTTTTCGCCGACAGCACCCGCTTCGGGCTCATCGTCGTCGAAGAAGCCGCCGCCCTGCTCAACTCCCGCGCCGGCGCCGATGACGCCCACCTGATCAGCCGGCGCGCTCGCAAGCACTACACGGGGTTGTTGATCATCACCCAAGATCCGATCCGCGACTTGGCCCTCATGGGCGACCAATTCATCACCCAACAACTCATCATGCCGTTTGAAAACGAAGACCTCGCACGACAAGTCGCCGCCAAAGTCGGCATCCGCCTCGACGACTACACCAACATCGAAGAATTCTTCCTTGCCCAACCCTCGCCCGAGGAAATGCGCGACCCCACCGCCTTCGACGACATCGACACCGTCACCGGCCCGAACCGGGGTGCGCGGCAAGGCTACGGATTCTTCGTCGACGAATTCCGCCGAAAATCCCCCATCTGGGTGGCCAGCGAACCCGACACCACGCTGCACCAGGCCTACGACACCACCCCCGGGCGTGCGGCATGACCACCGCGCCAACCACATTCGGTCAACGCGCCGCCGACTACCTCGGCTACCAGATGGCCACCCGGCCGCGGCTACGCCGCTTCACCACGTTCTGGCTCATCACCCACACCCTGACCGCGGCCGCGCTCGGTGCCGCCCCACCCGCCGCCGCCTCCACCCTGGCCGGTGCGCTGAACTGGACCGGCGTCACCGACAGCCACGGCGTCCCCGTGGGCAACTACTACCTGTCGGTGGTCAGCACCACTGAGGCCATCACCAAAGCAGGCCCTGGCCTCAGCGTCGACCCGTCGAGCTGGGCTCGCTGGCTGGCCAACGCCGTCACCACCGGCCTCTCCCACGAGCTCATCGTCGAACTGCTCCAAGCCCAAGCCGCCGTCTACATCTTCATGATCGCCATGTCGCTCTGGCTCTTACGGTTCGCCATGTCCAACACCTGGCTCTTGTGGTTGGCCACCTGGTTTCGCCCCGTCTTCGAGACCATCCGGGTCATCCTCGCCGACCTGTGGGTGTTCCCCATCTGCCTAATGCTCGGCCTCGGAGTCGGCGCATTCCACATCCTGTGGCACGGCCGCAAAGGATTCGGATCGGGAATCATCGTGTCCACCCTGGCTGTCGGTGTTCTCGGTACCGTGCTCACCCGCGACCCGCTGTCCGACCTGTACAGCGAAAACGGGCTCCTAACCCAAGGACGCAACCTAGGGTTCAGCGTCTCCCAAGCGGCTTTCAACAACGGCTCCATCACCACCGGTGGCGGCCAAGCCCAACTCCAGCACCTCACCGGCCTCATCGCTGATGCGACTGTGCGAATGCCGTTGCAGCTGATGAACTTCGGCACCACCGTCGACGACATCGGAACCTGCGGCGGGGCCTACACCGCGTCCATGCTCGCTCCGCACGACGGCAGCGACCTGGCCGGGCCCGCGCACGCGATGGCTTCCTGCGGCGCACCACAGGCCCTGTCGTTCGCTCAACACCTCAGCGGCGCCAATCTCGCACTGGGTAGCTGCTATGGCCTGCTCGGGGCGGTGTTCGCCTTCTTCGTCTGCTACGTCACCTACAGCTACGTCATGGTGTGCTGCGCCGCCTTCGTGAACGCCTTGTTGTCGATCGTGGTCGCCGCGCCCGCCATGATCCACGGGCACCCGCGCCGGCGCGCCGGGCGGCGCATCAAAATGTTCTTCAAACACGCAGCCCTGGTATTCGCCTACACCACCTACATCTCCATGGCCGCGATGATCGTGCTGAAAATGGGGGCACGCGGCGGCTACGCCGACCAGGTAGGCATGAACCACCCGCTCGCCCGACTCTTCATGATCGGCATCGTCTCCGCCGTCGCGATCGGCGTCTTCTGGTGGCTCAAACGCGAACTCGGTGACCACACCCGCCAAGAATTCACCCAAGCCGTCACCGATCTCGGCCGCCGCGGCCGCGAAGGCTACGAGCGAGGGCAAGACGCCTACGACCGCGCCTGCGACCTCAACTCACGCGCCCCCTGGGCCAAAAACCCAGACGACTCCTCCGATACCCCCGACGAGCCCGACCAGCCCCTCACCGGCTCCCCCGTCGA
Coding sequences within:
- a CDS encoding ATP-binding protein, which encodes MTESAQLFKGVHDTPVYTDILFKKPLRLWVAISLYAGTAMTALLTILALDSGHARAILTYGLLLTGAAAGAAALIPRQRPSLRFRIASAWRALRPTLTSSAKDPLLAPPRAVIGNLSFTAHGVYAHYLISGMPYYLQSTKRRIGVADRHQTLAREIPAGTWIFGLSVPQDQRQLLRAMLDGHLDKPRWINACQQMKPIIKDQTPRSRIYWLTMPVDAGRAGHSPIGQATKLSDWLIGRDKDSDDSVAAYQRLAHDIVTALPEEFGPQPVSADMMDWFWRHNAWRGVLNNPLPRRGTTATLDTTTLPVAVFDDGDQHHHAGRTLPLRLIAAGLATAATAAGILVGLLPAAPFAVLAAAALLAWIAGVRRIPSWSKALRVSSPEGTHPDSYQAILPVVDMPKAGIKFPGSEFLQALDDLDTGATFDFAVNLVTLSREMEFVRNDRAKGNIDDQFTQRRDVRNGDAELIATWRQLAEYNRQLEANIDERPLHAAFLIAVGAGDQHTLDYSVKRLREELTGSGQIAIRHYRGAQTKLWSAFNPAAPTHKTTVDQFTQPTTTKKWSRFVPLTSSMVGNSTGILLGFNRNNALNSAVLLDLPASARRNRNPCLVCSGALGYGKSYAAKRITRGEIQRGAQAFIVDPGTEWQKALADIDNKAVIDMAGNHFSCDPLRTFPADVAGGYWLDYMVPMMNLDPSSVGVRRLRTVLHADARRHLGITSTAALMTYINDIQAPLAGPDTRSPQVTKLADDLAPILAALQSWATYDFTQAIFDATLAVPDLATLDVTIWLTGSLDLPTAVEMNTPHLYERLSDRKRASVAIYGMLVRLARVTFFADSTRFGLIVVEEAAALLNSRAGADDAHLISRRARKHYTGLLIITQDPIRDLALMGDQFITQQLIMPFENEDLARQVAAKVGIRLDDYTNIEEFFLAQPSPEEMRDPTAFDDIDTVTGPNRGARQGYGFFVDEFRRKSPIWVASEPDTTLHQAYDTTPGRAA
- a CDS encoding glycosyl transferase family 39, which gives rise to MNIASAPTVLAATDLVSGSHSLYTIGVAVLVVFILLAGGIRAAGSFFGGRIAATIGWALTAVIVAVVVGSGYAIYASTKRTVDRTGITTGQFGQ
- a CDS encoding conjugal transfer protein, with translation MLTNTWRKRLDSTHHAVRRGALIVGLASCSVVAISTIWGWIFNDPIDVAGPARSAVNRTALVGSYAQDCVTRWLTATASHQQVLHDCWSLRDPMRLPTTAALIVTSPVVSAVTLVSDAGATQQWSVVITVSERAFEAATPRTAYYRLPVVYSNYGLRASALPARVNGPGAGADAPLGYPTAVADTSPAFATISGFITSFLTGSGGLERYVTTNSGLLPAADYRSAQVTKLLANHGVGDHDVPAEGTTLHVLATVNAVTSQYAPLQLDYPIVLTVTSGRWSVSGLDYAPLLAEGAELTPVIPTAATPR